In Wolinella succinogenes DSM 1740, a single genomic region encodes these proteins:
- the rseP gene encoding RIP metalloprotease RseP, giving the protein MGFLVSLLVLSFLIFFHELGHFLAARWFGVKVEVFSIGFGHKIYKKVYGDTEYALSAIPLGGYVKMKGQDDANPSLLSHDQDSYNAKKPWQRLIILAAGPLANLFLAFLLYVAIALLGSQALAPIINEPDPSLSAAKAGMRSGDEIIRIDGQKVRTWGEMSELISKSQGEIEVEFLRGGQERSLMLLPTLRESKNIFGETILRPMIGVSALGEVRIVSYSLFESLPKALNETIRSSQMIVLGIQKLLSGVVPSSEVGGVISIVQITSKASESGIITLFALTALISVNLGILNLLPIPALDGGHILFNLYEMVTKKAPSLAVFTNLTIAGWVILAGLMGLGLYNDLSKIAQGVMP; this is encoded by the coding sequence ATGGGCTTTCTTGTCTCCCTCTTAGTTCTCTCTTTTCTCATCTTCTTTCATGAGCTAGGCCACTTCCTTGCGGCACGATGGTTTGGGGTGAAGGTCGAAGTTTTTAGCATCGGCTTTGGTCACAAAATCTACAAAAAGGTCTATGGCGACACCGAATACGCACTAAGCGCGATTCCGCTAGGGGGCTATGTAAAGATGAAGGGACAAGATGATGCCAATCCCTCTCTCCTTAGCCACGATCAAGATAGCTACAACGCCAAAAAACCATGGCAGAGACTCATCATCCTTGCCGCTGGACCGCTAGCCAACCTCTTTCTCGCCTTCTTGCTCTATGTTGCCATCGCCCTTCTTGGTTCCCAAGCGCTTGCCCCCATTATCAATGAGCCCGATCCCAGCCTGAGTGCCGCTAAAGCAGGGATGCGCTCAGGTGATGAGATCATCCGAATCGATGGACAAAAAGTCCGCACATGGGGCGAGATGAGCGAGCTCATCTCCAAAAGCCAAGGAGAGATCGAGGTGGAGTTTTTGCGAGGAGGTCAAGAGAGAAGCCTCATGCTTCTTCCCACCTTAAGAGAATCCAAAAATATCTTTGGAGAGACTATCCTTCGCCCCATGATTGGAGTGAGCGCTCTTGGAGAGGTGAGAATCGTCTCCTACTCGCTTTTTGAATCGCTACCCAAAGCCTTGAATGAGACGATCCGCTCCAGCCAGATGATCGTTTTAGGAATCCAGAAACTCCTCAGCGGGGTGGTGCCCAGCAGTGAGGTGGGCGGAGTGATCTCTATCGTGCAGATCACCTCCAAGGCAAGCGAATCAGGAATCATCACCCTTTTTGCCCTCACCGCCCTCATCTCCGTCAACCTAGGAATCTTAAACCTCCTCCCCATTCCCGCCCTAGATGGAGGTCATATCCTCTTCAACCTCTATGAGATGGTGACCAAAAAGGCTCCAAGCCTCGCCGTATTCACCAATCTCACGATCGCTGGGTGGGTCATATTGGCGGGTTTAATGGGACTTGGTCTCTACAACGATCTCTCTAAAATCGCCCAAGGAGTGATGCCATGA
- a CDS encoding YggS family pyridoxal phosphate-dependent enzyme yields MNLAQNLDQAIKRIEQARIAYSRHHIVKIVAVSKYSSSDAIQTLYECGQRAFGENRVQDLAQKSELLGDLPLEWHFIGTLQSNKINALLSLKPALMHSLHSLELAKELHKRLESRNQTLPALLQINSAKEESKSGVEPQKAVETYHKILEEFPQIKLQGVMTIGAHVEDRAIIQKSFETTQVIFEQLKPHGAEILSMGMSGDFELAIACGSNLVRLGSTLFKA; encoded by the coding sequence ATGAATCTCGCCCAAAATCTCGATCAAGCGATCAAACGGATTGAACAGGCTCGAATCGCCTACAGTCGCCACCATATTGTTAAAATCGTAGCCGTGAGCAAATACTCTAGCAGCGATGCGATTCAGACGCTCTATGAGTGCGGGCAGCGAGCCTTTGGAGAGAATCGTGTCCAAGATTTGGCACAAAAATCAGAGCTTTTGGGCGATTTACCCCTTGAGTGGCACTTCATTGGCACCCTTCAGAGCAACAAAATCAACGCCCTTCTCTCGCTCAAACCCGCCCTCATGCACTCACTCCACTCCCTAGAACTCGCCAAAGAGCTTCACAAACGCCTAGAATCAAGGAATCAAACCCTTCCCGCCCTTCTCCAAATCAACAGCGCCAAGGAGGAGAGCAAAAGCGGCGTAGAGCCCCAAAAGGCGGTAGAGACTTATCATAAGATTCTAGAGGAGTTCCCCCAAATCAAGCTCCAAGGAGTGATGACGATTGGAGCCCATGTGGAGGATAGAGCCATCATCCAGAAAAGCTTTGAGACCACTCAGGTGATTTTTGAGCAGCTAAAGCCCCATGGCGCAGAGATTCTCTCTATGGGCATGAGTGGGGATTTTGAGCTGGCCATTGCCTGTGGGAGCAACCTCGTGCGGCTAGGTTCCACGCTCTTTAAGGCCTAG